Proteins from a single region of Antechinus flavipes isolate AdamAnt ecotype Samford, QLD, Australia chromosome 2, AdamAnt_v2, whole genome shotgun sequence:
- the LOC127547518 gene encoding RNA polymerase II subunit A C-terminal domain phosphatase SSU72-like has translation MPSSPLKVAVVCSSNQNRSMEAHRILKKRGFRVRSFGTGTSVKLPGPTADQPNVYDFKTTYHQMYNDLLKKDQELYSNNGVLDMLSRNKRIKPRPERFQDCRDEFDVIITCEERVYDKVLEHLNSIDQETLRPVHVINVDIEDNEEEATLGAFLICELCQCIQEMEDMETQIDKLLLKLEDKSDRPLLHTLCFY, from the coding sequence ATGCCCTCTTCTCCCCTGAAAGTGGCTGTGGTGTGCTCCAGTAACCAGAACAGGAGCATGGAGGCTCACCGCATCCTCAAAAAAAGAGGATTCCGTGTCAGATCTTTTGGAACAGGAACTTCTGTAAAACTTCCGGGACCCACAGCAGACCAGCCTAATGTGTATGATTTCAAAACAACATATCATCagatgtacaatgatcttcttaAGAAAGACCAAGAACTCTATTCAAACAATGGGGTTTTGGATATGCTGAgcagaaataaaagaatcaagCCCCGGCCAGAGAGATTCCAGGATTGCAGGGATGAGTTTGATGTCATCATTACCTGTGAAGAGAGAGTCTATGACAAGGTACTAGAACATTTAAATTCCATAGATCAGGAGACTCTGAGGCCAGTGCACGTGATTAATGTGGACATTGAAGACAATGAGGAAGAAGCCACTCTGGGAGCCTTTCTTATCTGTGAACTCTGTCAGTGTATACAGGAGATGGAAGACATGGAAACCCAGATAGATAAACTGTTACTGAAATTAGAGGACAAAAGTGACAGGCCTTTGCTCCATACCCTCTGTTTTTACTGA